Within the Deltaproteobacteria bacterium genome, the region TGAGCGGCCCGGCCCTCGGCGCCCTGGGCGTCCTCGACGCTCAGCCAGACGGTGTAGGTGCCGGCCGCGCCGTAGACGTGCTCCACCCGGGGCGAGGCGCTGACCACCTCGGCGCTGCCGTCCCCGAAGAGGAAGCGGTAGGCGATGATGGTGCCGTCGGGGTCGAAGCTCTCCGAGGCGTCGAAGGAGGCCGCGGCCCCGGCCTGCACCCAGGCCGGCGAGACGAAGCGAGCGCGGGGGCTCACGTTCTCGGGGGTCTCCTCCGGGGGCACGCCCGGGCAGCCCGCGGAAGCGAGGGCTCCGGCGAGGAGCGAGCAGAGAAGGAAGCGGCGCATCTCGCGGGCTAATGTACCCCAGCGATCCGCGCCGCGATACGCCAGGATGGGGTCAGACCCCGACACTTGACACTTCACTTCGCTCGCACCGCGGCGGCAAGTGTCAAGTGTCGGGGTCTGACCCCATCTGCGTGGGCCTAGAGGTTGGCCATCGCGCGCGCGCGGGTCAGGCGAGCGTCGGCGAGGCCGTAGGCCTCCGACCCGACGGCCTGGCCGGCCAACGCACCGAGGGCCGAGTCGATCTCGGCCTTCGCGCCCGCGGCGTCGACCTCGGTCTCGGGGATGGCCTCGGCGGCCAGCACCACGACCGAGGAGGGGCCGGCCTCGACGAAGCCGCCGATGACCACGAAGCGCTCGGCCTTGCCCTCGTCCACCAGGGTGAGGGTGCCCGCCCCGAGGGTGGAGAGCAGGCCGGCGTGCCCGGCCCGGACCCCGAAGCCACCGCCACCGCCGGGGATGCGGACCTCGTCGACCTCTCGGCTGACGAGCTTCGCGGTCGGGGTGACCAACTCGAAATGAATCTTCTCTGCCATCGCTCTTCCCCCTAGGCCGCGGCGGCCAGCTCCTCGGCCTTCTTGATGGCCTCGTCGATGCCGCCGACCATGTAGAAGGCCTGCTCGGGCAGGTCGTCGTGCTTGCCCTCGGCGATCTCCTTGAAGCCGCGGATCGTGTCGGCCAGCTCGACGTACTTGCCGGGGAAGCCGGTGAAGGTCTCCGCGACGTGGAAGGGCTGGGAGAGGAACTTCTGCAGCTTCCGCGCGCGGGCCACGATGAGCTTGTCCTCCTCGGAGAGCTCGTCCATGCCCAGGATCGC harbors:
- the atpC gene encoding ATP synthase F1 subunit epsilon → MAEKIHFELVTPTAKLVSREVDEVRIPGGGGGFGVRAGHAGLLSTLGAGTLTLVDEGKAERFVVIGGFVEAGPSSVVVLAAEAIPETEVDAAGAKAEIDSALGALAGQAVGSEAYGLADARLTRARAMANL
- a CDS encoding PKD domain-containing protein translates to MRRFLLCSLLAGALASAGCPGVPPEETPENVSPRARFVSPAWVQAGAAASFDASESFDPDGTIIAYRFLFGDGSAEVVSASPRVEHVYGAAGTYTVWLSVEDAQGAEGRAAHGLGVTLDAPVACVAEGDCGAGETCAADGLCYRTGPGDACAADEECVGTGFTCHGGVCTEADCESDAECAPAEVCRVGRCQPTGLDGGEADGGSSDAG